A stretch of the Serratia marcescens genome encodes the following:
- a CDS encoding peptidase domain-containing ABC transporter, protein MTESYFDTLKGKLNLSLRRKVPQILQTEASECGLASLAMVCHYHGLQIDLFNLRSRYGFSSRGATLSALIDIASALKLQSRALSLNIDELKALKMPCILHWDMKHFVVLVSVSRGRAVIHDPAFGRKVLGLHELSRHFTGVALELWPDSEFQPIKQQSRLRFRKLMSNVRGLKGALLKIFCLSIVIEAVNLLLPVGTQLVMDHVILAGDHDLLALICIGLLFFILFRTGVSMLRSWISIVMGALIDVQWKAGVFDHLMKLPLSFFEKRKLGDIQSRFGSLDTIRATFTTSIVSSIIDGIMSVGVFIMMLLYGGWLVWVVLGFTAIYVILRLSTYQYYRQLSEEQLVKGARAGSHFMETLYSVSTLKALGLSETRSQYWLNLNVETINAGIKLTKLNMMFGGLGAFIATCDQVIILWLGAALVIDNQMTIGMFIAFNAYRGQFSERASSLIDMMLQLRMLSLHNERVADIVLSSPESQMPARQLFTKGNAAELQVRNLRYQYDRLAKPIIADLNLSIAAGESVAIVGPSGAGKTTLMKLMCGLLSPDEGAVLVDGMDISNIGVNNYRQCIACVLQDDKLLAGSIAENISGFDAEMDLKRIEACARRCNMHDDIQNMPMGYETLIGELGGSLSGGQKQRLLIARALYRRPSILFMDEATSHLDLDNETHINRAISQLNITRVIIAHRPSTIASADRVIRLG, encoded by the coding sequence ATGACTGAATCTTATTTCGACACGCTAAAGGGCAAACTCAATTTGTCGCTGCGCCGCAAAGTGCCGCAGATCCTGCAAACGGAAGCCTCGGAATGTGGGCTCGCCAGTCTGGCGATGGTATGCCATTACCATGGCTTGCAAATCGATCTGTTTAATTTGCGCAGCCGCTACGGCTTTTCTTCGCGCGGGGCGACGCTGTCCGCGCTGATTGACATCGCGAGCGCACTGAAACTGCAATCCAGAGCGTTATCGCTGAATATCGATGAGCTTAAGGCATTGAAAATGCCCTGTATTCTGCATTGGGACATGAAGCATTTCGTGGTGCTTGTCAGTGTCAGCCGAGGGCGGGCGGTGATCCATGATCCTGCCTTTGGCCGTAAAGTGCTGGGGTTGCATGAACTGTCGCGGCATTTTACCGGCGTAGCGCTTGAGCTATGGCCAGACAGTGAATTTCAGCCGATCAAACAGCAAAGCAGATTGCGTTTTCGCAAGCTGATGAGCAATGTGCGCGGCCTCAAAGGGGCCTTGCTAAAGATCTTCTGTCTATCGATCGTGATTGAAGCGGTTAATCTGCTGTTGCCCGTCGGTACGCAGTTGGTCATGGACCATGTGATTCTGGCCGGCGATCATGATCTTTTAGCGCTGATATGCATAGGGTTGCTGTTCTTTATTTTATTCCGTACCGGCGTATCCATGTTGCGCTCGTGGATCTCTATCGTCATGGGCGCGTTGATAGACGTGCAATGGAAGGCGGGAGTATTCGATCATCTGATGAAATTGCCGCTTTCCTTCTTTGAGAAGCGCAAGTTGGGTGATATTCAATCCCGCTTCGGCTCATTGGATACGATAAGAGCGACTTTCACTACCAGCATCGTCAGCAGTATTATTGATGGCATCATGTCCGTAGGCGTATTTATCATGATGCTGCTCTATGGCGGCTGGTTGGTGTGGGTGGTGCTCGGCTTTACGGCGATATACGTTATTCTCAGGCTGTCGACCTATCAATATTATCGGCAGCTGTCGGAAGAGCAGTTGGTGAAAGGGGCGCGAGCCGGGTCTCATTTCATGGAAACGTTGTATAGCGTCAGTACGTTAAAGGCGTTGGGGTTATCTGAAACCCGTTCGCAGTATTGGCTGAATCTAAACGTAGAAACGATCAATGCCGGTATCAAGCTGACCAAATTAAACATGATGTTTGGCGGCCTGGGGGCGTTTATCGCCACTTGCGATCAGGTGATCATCCTTTGGCTCGGCGCAGCATTGGTCATAGACAATCAAATGACGATCGGCATGTTTATCGCGTTTAACGCCTACCGCGGGCAGTTTTCGGAGCGTGCCAGCAGCCTGATCGACATGATGCTTCAGCTGCGAATGTTGAGTTTGCATAATGAAAGGGTGGCGGACATTGTGCTTTCGTCACCGGAATCGCAAATGCCCGCGCGCCAGCTCTTCACAAAAGGCAACGCCGCGGAGCTTCAGGTCCGGAATCTGCGCTACCAGTATGACCGCTTGGCGAAACCCATTATCGCGGATTTGAATCTCAGCATTGCCGCGGGAGAAAGCGTGGCGATTGTCGGTCCCTCCGGCGCGGGTAAAACCACGTTGATGAAGTTAATGTGTGGGCTGCTGTCGCCGGATGAAGGGGCCGTGCTGGTCGACGGTATGGATATCAGCAACATTGGCGTTAATAATTATCGCCAATGCATCGCTTGCGTGTTGCAGGATGACAAGCTGCTGGCGGGGTCTATCGCTGAAAATATTTCAGGATTTGATGCCGAAATGGATCTGAAGCGTATTGAGGCGTGCGCACGGCGTTGCAATATGCATGATGATATTCAAAACATGCCGATGGGCTATGAAACATTGATCGGCGAACTGGGGGGAAGCCTTTCTGGCGGGCAGAAACAGCGCTTATTGATAGCCCGTGCGCTCTATCGTCGCCCCAGCATTCTGTTTATGGACGAAGCGACCAGCCACCTGGATCTAGATAATGAAACCCATATTAACCGCGCTATTTCACAACTGAACATTACCCGCGTGATTATTGCGCACCGTCCGTCGACGATTGCCTCTGCGGATAGAGTCATTCGACTCGGGTAA
- a CDS encoding non-ribosomal peptide synthetase — protein MSVIGLINLMEMAKQGATFGELSPRRQAIEHVDAAALSAVQEDITAFLSVCTPDNAERDTGEKPCYTVNHYAGQYLWLYENFTKNSPLYNIPIAKEILGPFEPARLLTALKKLLKRHGALCGRYRLDGETITVDIVHPDETIFEHSLEDISGLNSEEQQKSMLAALNAQCTIPFDLGAEYPLRCRILRKSAQHHYLFLTFHHCVVDGWTANLLVDELSRGYHVHKEHGHYDNGQAFFRYLEDPFLAVANVDDSMAFWRDELDGAPEKHALEYDIAITAAGKTQNIVRTSLTNELQSALAQLAKHNGTTLFTLLHSAFALLIARESATERVVIGSPIANRNEPTLNDAVGSFVNTIAHQFIITGDDSFTTLLQKNANKFARAFKHQGLPFSYLVEQLKPTRGKFHPIFQIMFVCQHRKSNELNIGGAQVNTLPRRYAPPKFDLVLEVISSVEGIQLEWQYNAKLFTPERINGLAQAYALLLQQIACDPSRAVGHYSLTSMADNRQLRQLSVGQAMPASLRQPLSDRLLHTALQQADRPALYEGDSVWHYDRLLRHAGLVAHWLIAHTAPGALIAIDLPRGAHQAIAALGVILAGRAYLPLAEGLPDARAAAIMRISGCAWVLSNQAHHHARYPQTIRVQDLEALFSPHVLDTAPFPPGEAEALAYVIYTSGTTGTPKGVAMEQGAVTNTLLTMNRLFNVSHRDNVLALADLAFDLSVYDLFGSWLAGASVTVLSPHEAKEPSAWLNAIRQRQISIWNSVPAILQMLVQYCAQENILSLPQLRHIWLSGDRISPQLIAEAHRLCPNATITSLGGATEGAIWSIYHPVTRDTHYRNAIPYGTALPNQSMWVLNEKLEPCGFGVTGDIYIGGVGVAREYWRDSQTTAGSFVLFPTTGERIYRTGDRGRWHRSGYIEFLGREDQQVKLQGFRVELGDVEFALKSSELVAEACVVCRDETGNGTPHLEAYITLTEAGKASVQAEQRIREQVTAALPAYMAPSRYHLIERFPLSRNGKLDRTLLSPGTERSQASEVAPAASAELMLLRELLADTLGCTPDKIDPHASFFSNGGSSLSGITFLGNIKRALNVELTLAEILGYSQLDKLAERLRENAPLPLSMLSGSADRPSLPTLYLVHGAGGQVHQYAKWTKQLCACANIITIASPGLAAPGADDTLTLQRLAASHLAAIPRAKRGTAVIAGWSLGGQLAVHMAAQATEQGAPFAHALVVDSGLPAQRTAVKRRFSVAQSYLSLFDSLGIARHLCRHQETNAIDSFADEIKMHYALNQSVLAEKITLEHAETFCWALKKSFELTNNAGPLPQIAIPLTLWLSQQRQRKHPQLAQRWEMQSSHGVQLSYCAETHYSILNNAQLLRALTQLLRALSTSLE, from the coding sequence ATGAGCGTCATCGGCCTGATCAATCTGATGGAAATGGCGAAACAGGGAGCCACATTCGGCGAGCTGTCGCCTCGACGCCAAGCCATCGAGCATGTCGACGCCGCCGCACTCAGTGCGGTGCAGGAAGACATCACCGCATTTTTATCTGTTTGTACGCCAGATAATGCAGAGCGAGACACCGGGGAGAAGCCTTGTTACACCGTCAATCACTACGCGGGGCAATACCTGTGGCTGTATGAAAACTTCACCAAGAACAGCCCGCTGTATAACATTCCGATCGCCAAAGAGATCCTGGGGCCCTTTGAACCCGCGCGTTTACTCACCGCGCTGAAAAAACTGCTCAAGCGGCACGGTGCGCTTTGCGGCCGCTATCGGCTAGACGGGGAAACCATCACCGTTGACATCGTGCATCCTGATGAAACCATTTTCGAACACAGCCTCGAGGACATCAGCGGGCTGAATAGTGAGGAGCAGCAAAAAAGTATGCTGGCGGCGCTTAACGCCCAGTGCACGATTCCGTTTGATCTCGGTGCCGAGTATCCCCTGCGCTGCCGGATCTTGAGAAAGAGCGCGCAGCACCACTATCTGTTCTTGACCTTTCACCATTGCGTGGTCGACGGCTGGACGGCCAATTTGCTGGTGGATGAACTGAGCCGTGGCTATCACGTGCACAAAGAGCATGGTCATTATGACAACGGCCAGGCATTTTTCCGCTATCTTGAAGACCCTTTCCTCGCCGTCGCCAATGTCGATGACAGCATGGCGTTTTGGCGCGATGAACTGGATGGTGCGCCGGAAAAACACGCGCTTGAATACGATATCGCCATCACCGCGGCAGGCAAAACACAGAATATCGTCAGAACATCGCTGACGAACGAACTGCAGTCGGCCCTGGCCCAGTTAGCCAAACATAACGGTACGACGCTGTTTACGCTGTTGCACTCCGCCTTCGCGTTACTGATTGCCAGAGAATCTGCGACGGAGCGTGTAGTCATCGGTAGCCCGATCGCCAACAGGAACGAGCCGACGTTAAACGACGCCGTGGGCAGCTTCGTCAACACGATCGCCCACCAATTCATCATCACTGGCGACGACAGTTTCACCACGCTGCTGCAAAAGAACGCAAATAAATTTGCGCGCGCTTTCAAACATCAAGGGTTGCCATTCTCTTACCTGGTTGAACAACTCAAGCCCACGCGCGGCAAGTTTCACCCCATTTTTCAAATCATGTTCGTCTGCCAACATCGCAAAAGCAATGAGCTGAATATTGGCGGTGCGCAGGTTAACACCCTGCCGAGACGCTATGCGCCGCCCAAGTTTGATCTGGTTCTGGAAGTGATTTCCAGCGTGGAGGGCATTCAGTTGGAATGGCAATACAACGCCAAGCTGTTTACGCCGGAGCGCATTAACGGATTGGCGCAAGCTTACGCATTACTGCTGCAGCAAATTGCCTGCGATCCCTCGCGGGCCGTCGGCCACTATTCGCTGACGTCAATGGCCGATAACCGGCAATTGCGTCAGCTCTCCGTCGGACAGGCGATGCCCGCATCCTTGCGGCAACCTCTTTCCGATCGGCTGTTACACACTGCTCTCCAGCAGGCGGATCGCCCGGCGTTGTACGAGGGCGATAGCGTGTGGCATTACGATCGGCTGTTGCGGCACGCCGGCCTCGTGGCGCATTGGCTGATCGCCCATACCGCCCCAGGCGCGCTCATCGCCATCGATCTTCCACGTGGCGCTCATCAGGCTATTGCGGCGCTCGGCGTGATCCTCGCCGGACGGGCCTACTTGCCGTTGGCCGAAGGATTGCCGGATGCCCGCGCAGCGGCCATTATGCGGATATCAGGTTGCGCCTGGGTTTTGAGCAACCAGGCTCACCATCACGCCCGCTATCCGCAGACTATCCGCGTTCAGGATCTGGAGGCGCTGTTTTCCCCTCATGTCCTAGACACAGCGCCCTTCCCGCCAGGCGAAGCGGAAGCGCTCGCCTATGTCATTTATACGTCGGGGACGACCGGTACGCCAAAAGGTGTGGCTATGGAACAGGGGGCCGTCACCAATACCTTGCTGACCATGAACCGACTGTTTAACGTTTCTCATCGTGACAACGTATTGGCACTCGCCGATCTGGCCTTCGATTTATCGGTCTATGACCTGTTCGGCAGTTGGCTAGCCGGTGCATCAGTAACGGTGCTATCGCCGCACGAAGCGAAAGAGCCGTCAGCATGGCTAAATGCGATACGCCAGCGGCAAATCAGCATCTGGAACTCGGTTCCCGCCATCTTGCAAATGCTGGTGCAATATTGCGCACAAGAAAACATCCTGTCGCTGCCTCAACTGCGGCATATTTGGCTGAGCGGCGATCGCATCTCTCCACAGCTGATCGCCGAGGCACATCGGCTTTGCCCCAACGCGACCATCACCAGCCTTGGCGGTGCCACTGAAGGGGCAATATGGTCAATTTATCATCCGGTTACACGAGATACGCACTACAGAAACGCCATCCCCTATGGAACCGCATTGCCAAATCAGAGCATGTGGGTGTTGAATGAAAAACTCGAGCCGTGCGGTTTCGGCGTTACCGGCGACATTTATATCGGTGGCGTTGGCGTTGCCCGCGAGTATTGGCGCGATAGCCAAACCACCGCCGGCAGCTTTGTGCTTTTCCCAACCACCGGAGAACGCATATACCGCACCGGCGATCGCGGCCGTTGGCATCGCAGCGGTTACATCGAGTTTCTCGGCCGCGAAGACCAACAGGTGAAACTGCAGGGTTTTCGCGTCGAATTGGGTGACGTCGAATTCGCGCTCAAAAGCAGCGAACTGGTCGCTGAAGCGTGTGTCGTCTGTCGCGATGAAACCGGGAACGGCACACCGCATCTGGAAGCCTACATCACATTGACCGAGGCGGGGAAAGCCAGCGTCCAGGCAGAGCAAAGAATACGCGAGCAGGTTACGGCCGCATTGCCCGCGTATATGGCGCCATCCCGCTATCACCTCATTGAACGTTTCCCGCTTTCACGCAACGGCAAATTGGATCGCACCTTGCTCTCGCCAGGCACCGAACGGAGTCAGGCCAGCGAGGTTGCACCCGCCGCGTCCGCGGAACTCATGCTACTACGAGAGCTGTTGGCGGATACGTTAGGCTGTACTCCAGACAAGATCGACCCACATGCCAGCTTCTTCAGCAATGGCGGCAGCTCGCTTTCCGGCATCACGTTCTTGGGCAACATCAAGCGCGCCCTTAATGTGGAATTAACCCTGGCGGAAATCCTCGGCTACTCACAGCTCGATAAACTTGCCGAGCGTCTGCGCGAGAATGCGCCCCTGCCGTTATCGATGCTGTCCGGCTCAGCCGATCGCCCCTCTCTGCCCACCTTGTATTTGGTGCATGGCGCCGGCGGCCAGGTTCATCAATATGCAAAGTGGACAAAACAGCTTTGCGCCTGCGCCAACATCATCACCATCGCCAGCCCGGGGTTGGCCGCACCCGGTGCCGACGACACACTCACCCTGCAGCGATTGGCCGCCTCCCATTTGGCGGCCATACCGCGTGCCAAACGCGGCACGGCCGTTATCGCCGGCTGGTCATTGGGCGGCCAATTAGCTGTCCATATGGCGGCGCAGGCCACGGAACAAGGCGCGCCCTTTGCGCATGCGTTGGTTGTCGACAGCGGTTTGCCCGCCCAACGGACCGCCGTGAAGCGACGTTTCAGCGTGGCGCAAAGTTACCTCAGTCTGTTCGACTCTCTCGGTATTGCGCGCCATTTGTGTCGGCATCAAGAAACGAATGCGATAGACAGCTTCGCCGACGAGATAAAAATGCACTATGCGCTGAATCAGAGCGTGCTTGCGGAGAAGATCACGCTGGAACATGCCGAAACCTTCTGTTGGGCGCTGAAAAAATCGTTCGAACTGACGAATAACGCCGGCCCCCTGCCGCAGATAGCGATACCGCTGACGCTTTGGCTTAGCCAGCAACGTCAGCGTAAACACCCCCAGCTTGCACAACGCTGGGAGATGCAATCCTCGCATGGCGTTCAACTCAGTTATTGTGCAGAAACGCATTACAGCATTTTAAACAACGCTCAACTTCTTCGAGCTCTGACGCAATTGCTGCGCGCGTTATCAACATCATTGGAATAA